The Oncorhynchus nerka isolate Pitt River linkage group LG15, Oner_Uvic_2.0, whole genome shotgun sequence genome contains the following window.
AGCAGTtacctcacaaccataatgtAACAGTCTGTATAAAGACCTCTCACTACCTCTAAAACAGCAGTTACCAGCAGTtacctcacaaccataatgtAACAGTCTGTATAAAGACCTCTCACTACCTCTACTACAGCAGTtacctcacaaccataatgtAACAGTCTGTATAAAGACCTCTCACTACCTCTAAAACAGCAGTtacctcacaaccataatgtAACAGCCTGTCTAAAGATCTCACTACCTCCACTACAGCCTCTGTAGCTGCAGGAGGTGACGGTGGAACAGAGCAGTGTTAAAAACACCAACCACAATAAAGGCTTGCTGCCTGTCTGTGTGCACAGCTGAGCATCCTTTCAACTCTCTTTTCAACCTCTCTTCAAACCATTTTTCAACATCTCGTCGgggcagttttttatttttatttccttTCAAACTCTCTTGATCcgatgaaagagaaagagagaagagtaaATGAGGAACCtgtggagggatgaatagagagagagagagaaggagtgcgtAGGCCAAGAGCCGTGAGCAGTGCTTGGGGCGATTCTGCCGGGTTACGAAGGAGGGTTTTGAAGTGCGGATGGCCTTTTTCTCTGAAGGGATAGCCCTTGTGTTGGAGGCAGGCTTGCGCGTAGGAAAGAGAGCAAGATTGATGAATagaatggagggaaagagagaggtggaggttagAGAGCGTGGAAGACCATCTCTCCACACAATTTGTTTGTTTGTACCATCATCATGCAATCAGCGTCACAAACTACAACATTACGCATCCATTTACCTTTGTTGTCATTCAAAATCCTAGCTTTGATTTCCTGTGTGTGAGTTCTGAGGACTTCGCGGTAGCATCAGCATGCTAGCAGCACGCATTATGTAATCTGCATGATGCAGATGGGAGCCCCATATACGTAAAGCTAACGCTAGGTAGTGCTATTCATGGGATGACCCGGAGAACAGGGCTCTTTGGCAGGCTAACGTTAGCACACGTTCTAGGCTATCAATAGCTAAAGCAACAAGGCTCATTGGCGGGCTAACGCTAGCAAGCGCTAGGCTATTCATAAGGAGTGGCGCTAATGCCATCCAACCCCCTGCAGTGCTAAATTAGCTTAGCAGGTTATCTATACCCAGCACACTACTAACACTGAGGTTAGCGTCCTGGCATGAGGTTAGCGTCCTTCCGGTAGCTAACtctggtgtgtgtggtgttgcaGTGTCCTACCACTGCAAATTAAATCCAATGCCATTTATGTAACGAGATAGGCCTAGCAGGGTTGGGGTTAATTCCATTGCATTCAGGAAGTAAACAGAAATTCTAATTCCAATTTTTCCTCTGCATTTCAGTTTACTTACCAGTTTGACTGAATTGAACCCAACCTTGAGACCGAGTCCCCGTTACTAGGTCTATATTCCCTGTTTGCTATTTTGTCCTCAGGAGGCCCCAAAAGAGATTACAGTGCAGAATGCCTGTGTTTAAAGTCCCACACGGGTATTTAAGCCCACAAACGACTCATTCATTTTTTTGTCACCTATTAGGGCATAAGCCCAGGTCTTTGACCCGACCGATAAACAACTTCCCAGCATGCTTTAGGGATTACCACCATTAACTCTTAAAACCTAACTGGTAAATAACCACACTTTAGAGGTTTAGGAACATTTAACCCTTGGTGGACATTGTGTATGGACAGTGACAGAATTATAGGGACATACTTCTCTATCTcgttctcactctctctatttcgCTCTGTTTGTCTCCCCTTTTTTCCCCCTCCGCCTCttgatctctgtctctacctgtcaatctctctcttcacatctctattttctctcgtgccccttcttcctcctctctctatctctctgtccccccatCTCTatctggaggaggggagagaagaggggaaggagagagatattaACCTTAGTTACattgaacgaattgcaaaaatcgctgaagttggagacttttatctccctcaccaacttcaaacatctgctatctgagcagctaaccgatcgctgcagctgtacatagtctatcggtaaatagcccacccatttttacctacctcatccccatactgtttttatttatttacttttctgctcttttgcacaccaatatctctacctgtacatgaccatctgatcatttatcactccagtgttaatctgcaaaattgtaattattcgcctacctcctcatgccttttgcacacaatgtatatagactctccttttttctactgtattattgacttgttaattgtttactccatgtgtaactctgtgttgtctgttcacactgctatgctttatcttggccaggtgcagttgcaaatgagaacttgttctcaactagcctacctggttaaataaaggtgaaataaaaataaatttaaaaaaacctTGCGTGTGTAGaaatcaaggctgagaaatgttcTTTGAGAAGTCATCACATGGGTGTGGAGGTGTCTGTGGTTAGCTGCTGTGACTCACTATCAGAATAAGCCTACGCATTCAAACTTTATCCAGCCAAGTTCTGTGTGTGAAAGAACAGGAGGCCGTgactatatagacctacagtaaTTGTGGTTAACTAGCCTTAGCCTACTCATGAAGAGGTTAACCTTCActtgagacagatagacagataggtcTGTGAACGGTGCCTGCCgtcttccccccctctccctccctccctccctgcagtaAGGGAGGGTTATCTAGGGTTAGCTGCTGAGACTGCAGTAGAGTGCATGGTTGTCTTTATCAGTGAGAGGTGAAGTGGAGAGGGGCGGGGAGTAGGGGGGAGTAGGGGCCTGTAGAACTACTGTCTGGAGGAGCTCCATTCACCTCACACGCTGTAGCCTGACAGGCATGTCTAGACTTGTCTAGGATACCCCTCCATTCTTTTctttctctcagtgtgtgtgagagagcatgTGTGTTCAGCCAGCTCAGCTTTACTGACGTGCTACAGCCATCTTCCAGGTCAAATAGTGTGATAACCCAGAGGTCTCCAAACCTGTCTGTAATCTGCTGTTAGCGCTATACAAGCAGCACTCTCCTAGCCACGCCAGCCTCACCCTCATGTGGGTGCTAGCAAGCACGCTAAGTAGTGCTACGTATCAACAGCCATTGTCAGCCAATCCAGTAGAGGTGGAAGCTGTGGTGAGCTTCGATTGGTCACTAACATCACGCGACATCCCAGAGGATTTGAATAAAGTTCAGCTTTCCCCAACATAAGTCCCGCCCTGTTCGGCTCCCTGGCTTTCCTTCCGTTTGAAGTGAACGGCTTCCGATGTTTCACCGTGCGATGCCGCTCCCGAGTGTAACCTCAGAGTAAAGCCTGGGGCACCGCCGTGCGATGCAGCTCCCGAGTGTAACCTCAGAGTGGGGCAGCCTGGGGCAGAGTAAAGCCTGGGGCACCGTGCGATGCCGCTCCCGAGTGTAACCTCAGAGTAAAGCCTGGGGCACCGCCGTGCGATGCAGCTCCCGAGTGTAACCTCAGAGTAAAGCCTGGGGCACCGCCGTGCGATGCAGCTCCCGAGTGTAACCTCAGAGTAAAGCCTGGGGCACCGCCGTGCGATGCAGCTCCCGAGTGTAACCTCAGAGTAAAGCCTGGGGCACCGCCGTGCGATGCAGCTCCCGAGTGTAACCTCAGAGTAAAGCCTGGGGCACCGCCGTGCGATGCAGCTCCCGAGTGTAACCTCAGAGTAAAGCCTGGGGCACCGCCGTGCGATGCAGCTCCCGAGTGTAACCTCAGATGCCGCTCCCGAGTGTAACCTCAGAGTAAAGCCTGGGGCACCGCCGTGCGATGCAGCTCCCGAGTGTAACCTCAGAGTAAAGCCTGGGGCACCGCCGTGCGATGCCGCTCCCGAGTGTAACCTCAGAGTAAAGCCTGGGGCACCGCTATGCAgaggacacccacacacacgctaGAGATCAGAGATGAATCTGATCGTAGTCCATCTCTGTGTAGGCCTGCTGGGTGAGAGGAGATGGTCACACACTACGTGCTGCACTAGGATAACTGAGATAAAGACTGAATGTGGGCTGGCCTGCCCTCTGAATGGGGCTGTTtactgtcagagacagacagatatttaTCATATATAGAGACGTGTGTACGTGTTTTTGCacgtgtgtgtgctcgtgtgtgtgtgtgtgcgtgcgtgtatatgtatctgtctgtttgtgtgcgtgtgtgtgtgtgtatatgtatctgtctgtttgtgtgtgtgtgtgtgtgcacacgtttATTATTTAGGTGTTATAAGCAGTGCTGCCCTCCCATCCTGTCCCCACACAACCCAGAGGCATAATGTTCACGTTCTTCACATAgttgaacacacacagacagacagagacatatacacacacacacacacacacacacagagagaatcgTTTCTGAGTAGTGTCTTTAGGTTGTAATCTAGCCTCAGGGCCGAGACACTTTGAATGCCTGGTCTGAGCAGCCTAACGCCCTAGGTTAGCTAAAATACCTCTTCACTACAGCCTAATGCCCTAGGTTAACTAAAATACCTCTTCACTACAGCCTAATGCCCTAGGTTAGCTAAAATAACCCTTCACTACAGCCTAATGCCCTAGGTTAGCTAAAATACCTCTTCACTACAGCCTAATGCCCTAGGTTAACTAAAATACCTCTTCACTACAGCCTAATGCCCTAGGTTAGCTAAAATAACCTTCACTACAGCCTAATGCCCTAGGTTAGCTAAAATAACCCTTCACTACAACCTAATGCCCTAGGTTAGCTAAAATAACCCTTCACTACAGCCTAATGCCCTAGGTTAGCTAAAATAACCCTTCACTACAGCCTAATGCCCTAGGTTAGCTAAAATAACCCTTCACTACAGCCTAATGCCCTAGGTTAGCTAAAATAACCCTTCACTACAGCCTAATGCCCTAGGTTAGCTAAAATAACCCTTCACTACAGCCTAATGCCATAGGTTAGCTAAAATACCTCTTCACTACAGCCTAATGCCCTAGGTTAACTAAAATAACCCTTCACTACAGCCTAATGCCCTAGGTTAGCTAAAATACCTCTTCACTACAGCCTAATGCCCTAGGTTAGCTAAAATAACCCTTCACTACAGCCTAATGCTCTAGGTTAGCTAAAATAACCCTTCACTACAGCCTAATGCCCTAGGTTAGCTAAAATAACCATTCACTACAGCCTAATGCCCTAGGTTAGCTAAAATAACCCTTCACTACAGCCTAATGCCCTAGGTTAGCTAAAATAACCCTTCACAGCAGCCTAATGCCCCTCaggatctctctctacctctctactaaAATAACCCTTCACTACAGCCTAGCTATGATTATAATGGTTAGCTAAAATAAAATGCCATTCACTACTGTGTCATTTGAGATGTGCGTGTTGTGTTAGCTAAAATAACCCTTCACTACAGCCTCATGCCACTAGGTTAGCTAAAATAACCATTCACTACAGCCTAATGCCCTAGGTTAGCTAAAATAACCCTTCACTACAGCCTAATGCCCTAGGCTTAGCTAAAATAACCTCTTCACTACAGCCTAATGCCTCTAGGTTAGTTCTAAAAGAGGTAACCCTCATCCCTCTGGGAAAAGACTGTAACCGCCTAATGCCCTAGGTTAGCTAAAATAACCCTTCACTACAGCCTAATGCCCTGGTTAGCTAAAACAACCCTTCACTACAGCCTAATGCACACATCTAGGTTAAGCTAAAACAACCACTTCACTACAGCCTAATGCTCTAGGTTAGCTAAAATAACCATTCACTACAGCCTAAAACACTAAAATAACCATTCACACAGCCTTATGACCTGTAGCTAAAATAACCTTATTCACCTGTCCaagtctaaaacacacacacttatgacCTGGTTAGCTAAAATAACCCTTCACCTGTTCAGCCTAAAACACCCTAGGTTGACCTGTCCAAGCTAAAACATAACCTGTCAAGTCTAAAACAGACTAATGCCCTGTTagtctaaaacacacacactaacccttcAAAACTACAGACTAATGCCCTAGGTTAGCTAAAATAACCCTTCACTACAGACTAATGCCCTAGGTTAGCTAAAATAACCCTTCACTACAGACTAATGCCCTAGGTTAGCTAAAATAACCCTTCACTACAGACTAATGCCCTAGGTTAGCTAAAATAACCCTTCACTACAGACTAAAACACCCTAGACCTGTTAGCTAAAATAACCACTTCACTACAACCTTATGACCTGTTCAAGCTCTAAAACAACCCTTCACTACAACCTAATGCCCTAGGTTAGCTAAAATAACCCTTCACTGCAGCCTAATGCCCTAGGTTAGCTAAAATAACCCTTCACAGCAGCCTAAAGGACAGGTTATTTTGTTACACCCTCAgtgatctctctctacctctctactcagccATTACCTAGGTATACTGTCCTACCTTCCgtaatgtagtctagctagctatgATTATAatgagtcagagagggagaactGCACTGGGATGGGGTGCAGGAAATGCCATTACACCTCTCTGTGTCATTTGAGATTGTGCGTGTTGTGGTGTAATTCGGGCTCAGACAatttcatttacattttattAGTCAGGTCATGTGGTCAGTCACGGAGGGGGGAAGTAAAACTGAGTAGGGTGCAGGAAACACCAttacacctctctgtctctctgtctttctctctgtctctgtctctctgtatgtctctctctctctcagtatcatCTGGACCTATGTGTTGTCTTGTTATCTACTGTATCTGGCTCCTGAATCCTTCAATATTatgtctctaacctctctctctctctctctctttctctctctctctttctctctctctctctttctctctcagcgtgtattttctctttttttaatttcacctttttcTCATTTTAAAAGATAAAGCATTTCTCTAAACCaggtctttctctttctctttgcaACTCTCTCTACGTTGAGAACTTTCTCTTTGTCCAAGTCTAAAACAGCAGTGTGAACTCTCTTACTTTCTCAATTAACTCTCTTTGggctctctcaatctgtctctctcttttgctcactttaaatctctctctttcttctctcaaAAGAGCTCTCTAAAAAACTatcagtatgggaatgaggtctttctctctctctttctgtcagctCTCTcttagctgctctctctctctctctctctctctctgtgttcctctcttCCAGGAGGGCCCACCTGCGTCTGTGTTTGGAGAGGTTGAAGGCCCTCATCCCTCTGGGAAAAGACTGTAACCGCCACACTACCCTGGGGCTGCTCAACAAAGCCAAATCACATATTAAGGTAACTATaccgcacggacacacacacacacttatgaccTGTTCaagtctaaaacacacacacttatgacCTGTTCaagtctaaaacacacacacttatgacCTGTCCaagtctaaaacacacacacttatgacCTGTTGaagtctaaaacacacacacttatgacCTGTTCaagtctaaaacacacacacttatgacCTGTTCAAGTCTAAACACACAGTTGTTCAAGGGTGCTGTATGACCTGAATGGTTCAAGTCTTATGACCTGTTCaagtctaaaacacacacacttatgacctgttggagtctaaaacacacacacttatgacCTGTTCaagtctaaaacacacacacttatgacCTGTCCaagtctaaaacacacacacttatgacCTGTCCaagtctaaaacacacacacttatgacCTGTTCaagtctaaaacacacacacttatgacCTGTCCaagtctaaaacacacacacttatgacCTGTTCAAGTCTAAAACAGCTCTCCAAATGCTTTAAATATGTATGACAAATATTTTACATTTTCCATTGATTTATTTGAGTTATGAAGCTTTACTATTTAAACTCCAACAACACATTTGAGTAGTAACCAATGTTCCCTCTGAGCCGAGTTTCCCCGTTAGTTAACTCTATCGGCGTTTCCCTTcactgtgggaattgtgatcgtATCAGAGCAGTCATTATTAGCCACTTTCAAcacaacataccgaaacaaaacaaactgtgCAAGAGACTGTGTCGTACGCAGAGCGCGTCGGATTTCAATTGCACTGACAGGCACGTGTCACGATCGTCGAAATAACattcggaccaaggcgcagcgtgatatgggttccacatctttttaTTTGTGAAAAAGCAAACGATAGGTGAAGCTATGAAGTGCtcacatgcaactacacataaacaagatctcacaaaacacagtggggaaatggctgcctaaatatgatccccaatcagagacaatggtaaacagctgcctctgattgggaaccataccaggccaacatagaaataaaacaacctagattacccaccctagtcacaccccgccctaaccaaaatagagaataaaaagtccAAAGGGCGTAGAGAATAAAAAGTCTCTCTATGGTCAGGTCCGGTACGTGACTAGTCACTctacacaccggtctctacacaGTCACAGTCCGGTACACTACACAGTCCGGtgcgccataaccaatcagagcttcaataggcctatatgcaaatagaccattttCAAATATGGTtttgtgccattcactttgaactggactgttttaCAGCATGAGCTGTTGCGATCGTTATGCGCTTGTTTTGAAATCAAAGCCAGAGttgcatgtagccacgtgtgcacatttgttcccattctttgctagttagtgagttgttaGCCCAGTtctagatcatttgtagtcagcaacgtggcagtgattgcttcctacaagagaaCAAAACGTGTACATTTCTTGGCATGTTTGAACGCGAGTCGGGTAAAGAGCTTTTTAATGGCAGTTTTTTATTTTCAGACggtcttgaataagctaagtagccagtaggcagagggtagcatcctttgtctgattctctgtgatAATGGTATGGAAATAATCATTCATTTTATTTTggaaagtggtttcttgcatcaaacaacaaatTGTTCAGGATAAACAGGTTCATGTCAAGTCCTGCATgtgtctcatggaatgtaggccaaCATTGTTcaggataaacaggttaatgtcaagtccTGCATgtgtctcatggaatgtaggccaaCATTGTTcaggataaacaggttaatgtcaagtccTGCATgtgtctcatggaatgtaggccaaCATTGTTcaggataaacaggttaatgtcaagtccTGCATgtgtctcatggaatgtaggccaacattgaacaccacacattgtctgctactgtaggctgaatgatagaacagccaTTTCCATGTTTAAATGTAATGTGATACATATTCTCCCTATTTGTTTATGTTAGGCCACTCTGGTAGTCctcattatgatcaaatagccacagtagtctACCTGgtcactgttaaaactgtaacttaaagcgggtacaacctcagtgttcacagtaaacaagCGCTGGAAGTTGCGCTCAGCCGACCTGAAATTCTCTCACTGCCAGAAAGAATGAGAGGGAACATTGggctcttaatgagaaacatgttGTTTGTTCTGAATCTATGGCCCGTGCAGCTTCCCCACTACTGACAACCACCTGAATGAGGTTAACATGGGAATGAAGATCAATAACATTGACCCTGACAATGACACAGAAACATGGAATGAAGGGTTGCATTGTTGTTGcatgtctctcttcctctttctctcttccccctctctctctctctctttcactctcacccctctctctcgctctttctttgtctcatctctaccctctctctctctctctctctctttgtctcatctctctctctctctttctctctctctctctttcactctcaccccctctctctctctctcttcgtctcatctctcttccccctctctctctctctttcactctcatccctccctctctttcactctcacccctctctctctctttgtctcatctccctacccctctctctctctctctctctctctctctctctctctctctctctctcagtgctgtAACTGTCAGCTCTAGTCTTTATCAAGTATTGACGTGACTCTGTGTAACAGCAGTAGTAAACAAACGCATCGTAAACAAAACACTGATACAAGATAAACAACGCCAAGTCTGGAAAGACAGAACGTTACTTCTGTGGTGGACTGTTGGGTGATTTCCCTTCCAAAGGTTAGAGTCCGGATACAGGATACTAAAGTCTGACATTGGAGTTGTAGCGTTTGGAGAATTGATTGGCGGTTTCATTGACTCCTctatctctcatcctctctcttcatgCCAATGTTTAGTCTACTTCCCTATCTGTatctatacctccatccccctctcccactgtcacTATCCCTCTGAGAATATCTTCTCTCTCAACCTTACCCGCTAAAATATATACATTCAAATCTATTCATAACCACGCTCTCTcgtctctttcttctctcctctccctcctatagaaACTTGAACACACCTGGTAAAATATCCTTTTAAATAGATAAAGGAACACACAAAGGATAGCAACTCGTCATCTCTCTGAGGgtgtggtggaggaggcaggtgctCTTTGGAAACAGGTATACAAATCCAGTTTGTTCAAGATAACTAAAcacatgatctctctctctcccttctctcctctttctctccattctttcctctttctctctctcctctcctcttcctctcccttctctcctctctctcccccttctctcctctctctcccttctctctctaccttctctcctctttctctcccttctcccttttctctcccttctcttctctctctctcccttctctcccttctctcctctttctctccctctctccctttctctcctctctctctcccttctctcctcctctctccattatctctctctctcttctctcctctctctctcccttctctcctctctctctctcccttctctcctccctctctctctcccttctctcctctctctctcccttctctcctctctctctccattatctcctctctctctcccttctctcctctctctctcccttctctcctctctctctctcccttctctccttcctctctctctcccttctctcctctctctctccgttctatcctctctctctcacttctcctctctctctcctctctctctcccttttcctctctctctcctctctctcccttctctcctctctctctcccttctctcctctctctcccttctctcctctctctctcccttcactcctctctctctctctcccttctctcccttctctcctctctctctcttctctcctcttttctctccctcttctagaaACTTGAAGAGGCGGACCGTAAGAGCCGTAACCAGCTGGACAGTCTGGAGAGGGAGCAGAGGCACCTCCAGCGCCAGTTGGACCTGCTGCAGGGGGGCACCGGGGCCGGGGTAGGAGGCACTGGgccgggggagggagagaggatacgCATGGACAGCGTGGGCTCCACCCTCTGCTCCTCCGAGCACTCGGACTCGGACCAAGGTGAGCGGCCGTGACCGCCGAAAGGGATCTTTGTCAGATTCCAGTCTTTATTTCATTGTATCACACACATAAGCACATCAGTTAAAGAGATGTGGACTTTGCACACTTGTACCCTATTCTTAGGATAACCAGAAAGCTTGATTCTGTGTGGAAACAAACCAAACTTCTCCGTTTAGTAGTGTTCCTGTTTAGTTCCAAGGAGCTCTTGTTTCAAGTGTGTTATTCCAACATTCTGCTCTTCTcttacttcctctctctctctctctctctctctctccctgtctctctctccctgtctctctctctactctctctctacctctctccttctcccacctCCCTTGCCCTCTACAGAGGAGATTGAGGTGGACGTGGAGTCTACAGAGTTCTCGGAGCACGGGGAACTGGACTCGGTTTCTACGGCCTCCACCAGCGATCTAGATGACCACAGCAGCCTTCAGAGTCTAGCCAGCGACGAGGGCTACTCCAGCTGCAGCATCCTCAAACTCTCCTCAGCCTTCTCCGGATCCTCCTCATAGGAGATGGCTGTTGGGTGTAGACTCCTCCCCCCGGCTCTAAATCAACATCCAAAGACCAACCACCTGAACCTGTCCAGCGACGAAGGTTACGAGGGCAGACGTTAATCCAGCGTCCTCGTCAAACTCAGCGCCTTCTCTGACCGGCCGATTAGAGTTGTCTCCAGCTCCAACCTGCAAACACCTTGGCCTCCCCCTCCATCCACCACCCCTGTTGTGTGTCGTCATGTCACCCATCTACATGTATCATCGCCCGACTACACCATCGCCATGGCATCCCTCAAGTGGCGCCCTGACATCCTTCTAACTTCCTGTCTGTAACCCCTCGCCATCGCACCATCCTTTGCTCTGCTCCAACTCGCTGCTGAACCTCCAGTCTGAGAACAACCCTCCCCCCCTCGGAACCCCTCAACCCCCCTCCGTCCCAAGCAGAAGGTCCAACCCAACATGAAGAACAGAGATTGATCCAAACACAGAACCAACCTTTATTTTGAGAATCTGAATAAGAGCAATGGTTTGAGATTAGATTTTGACTTGGGTGGCTTTATGAATGATTGAAACTGAAGATGAAAAAGGATGTATTTTTATATGCTGGGATCAGCATTATCTTGGTTTTATTGCAGACATAATCGAAGGGAATTAGACCCCCTTTTTTAAATCAAACAATTGATTAAGTTATTTTAGAatcaaacaacaaaaaaacaacccCATATTTTAGCATCAGAAATGCACTTACATTTCTAATATATATATTAGAATATTTTCTGATGAGTTTTCTGAGTTTTAAAACCTTGTTTGGttctgtgtgtttgagtgtttgcTCTGGTCTTGTGTCTGAAGTCAAGTCAATGTTCTGCTGGACTTAAAAACCAATTTGGGAACAAGTGGTAATTTGGACACAGACTCTGTGGAATGTCAAGAAGTCTACTTGTCATATCAACACATTTTGGCCCTTGAACGACCGACGCTCCTTTTTATTTGACATTTCTTGTCTTTGTGTTTTTTTACCACTGTGCAACCACAGCACTGCATCCAACAGACACTTGAAATGGTGCTAAACAGCAACAACAAACCCATCCACAACGCAGCTCAAACGCTTGTACAACCAACGATCCTTGTCTGCCGTGTCATACA
Protein-coding sequences here:
- the mxi1 gene encoding max-interacting protein 1 isoform X2 translates to MTAVQLMNIQRLLEAAEYLDRREKECEHGYASTFPSSIQNTNYQRQNKFRNKKFHNNHNRSTHNELEKNRRAHLRLCLERLKALIPLGKDCNRHTTLGLLNKAKSHIKKLEEADRKSRNQLDSLEREQRHLQRQLDLLQGGTGAGVGGTGPGEGERIRMDSVGSTLCSSEHSDSDQEEIEVDVESTEFSEHGELDSVSTASTSDLDDHSSLQSLASDEGYSSCSILKLSSAFSGSSS
- the mxi1 gene encoding max-interacting protein 1 isoform X1, with the translated sequence MARSDRQKRELKSEYVFLDSETSMDRQDFDMSRCSINDVFNSRDCASSPLSQIDTFLKNVQVLLEAASFIENAERKDGKCEHGYASTFPSSIQNTNYQRQNKFRNKKFHNNHNRSTHNELEKNRRAHLRLCLERLKALIPLGKDCNRHTTLGLLNKAKSHIKKLEEADRKSRNQLDSLEREQRHLQRQLDLLQGGTGAGVGGTGPGEGERIRMDSVGSTLCSSEHSDSDQEEIEVDVESTEFSEHGELDSVSTASTSDLDDHSSLQSLASDEGYSSCSILKLSSAFSGSSS